The following proteins are encoded in a genomic region of Sebastes fasciatus isolate fSebFas1 chromosome 12, fSebFas1.pri, whole genome shotgun sequence:
- the tpbg gene encoding trophoblast glycoprotein → MRLLSTSCGCDRGEIRGRTHMSGMMLFLFLLMVVLSCHGCPDRCLCFSQTVKCQNQELDAIPHSLPANTKFLFVTGNNISRIDVDSFPTRLQMLTDLYLSGNEMESVDAMVFDNLPNLVRLDLSNNRIQNFSERAFPEDNKVQLLNLSRCFLHQSINHTSTDVVLSILQSGHFLQLTVLDLSNNDLVILPDDIFDGLPNLVNLSLQNSSIITIQNGTLRVPPLRDLDLRDNSLRDLPAATLAEFSLKPALYIRLAGNPWRCDCFMDDMLLWLKNSTRVTDVQNLTCADPVALRRQPLLQVEQSQLKCLGDMEGVLETSYVFLGLVLALIGVIFLLVLYLNRKGIKRWMYNIRDACRDHMEGYHYRYEINSDPRLANLSINSDV, encoded by the coding sequence ATGCGCCTGTTGAGCACGTCGTGCGGATGTGACCGCGGAGAGATCCGAGGGAGAACACACATGTCCGGGATGATGCTCTTTCTGTTCCTCCTCATGGTCGTGCTGTCCTGCCACGGCTGTCCGGACAGATGCTTGTGCTtctcacaaactgtgaaatgccAAAACCAGGAGTTGGACGCGATTCCGCATTCTCTACCGGCCAATACCAAATTCCTGTTcgtcacaggaaacaacatttCCCGTATCGACGTGGACTCTTTCCCAACACGCCTGCAGATGTTAACAGATCTCTATCTCAGTGGGAATGAGATGGAGTCTGTGGATGCAATGGTATTTGACAACTTGCCAAACCTTGTGCGGCTGGACCTCAGCAACAACAGAATCCAGAATTTCAGTGAAAGAGCTTTCCCTGAGGATAACAAAGTGCAGCTCTTGAACCTCAGCAGGTGTTTcctccatcaatcaatcaatcacaccTCCACAGATGTGGTCCTGAGCATCCTACAGAGTGGACACTTCCTCCAGCTGACGGTCTTGGACCTGTCCAACAATGACCTTGTGATTCTCCCAGACGACATATTCGACGGATTGCCCAACCTGGTCAACCTCAGCCTGCAGAACAGCTCCATCATCACCATCCAGAACGGGACGCTGAGGGTGCCGCCGCTGCGTGACCTTGACCTGAGGGACAACAGCCTGAGGGACCTGCCCGCCGCCACCCTGGCAGAGTTCAGCCTCAAGCCCGCCCTCTACATCCGGCTGGCGGGGAACCCGTGGCGCTGCGACTGCTTCATGGACGACATGCTGCTGTGGCTGAAGAACTCCACTCGGGTCACCGACGTGCAGAACCTGACCTGCGCCGACCCCGTGGCCCTGAGACGCCAGCCGCTCCTGCAGGTCGAGCAGTCACAGCTGAAGTGTTTAGGCGACATGGAGGGCGTGCTGGAGACCTCTTATGTGTTCCTGGGGCTGGTGCTGGCCCTGATTGGCGTTATATTCCTGCTGGTGCTCTACCTGAACAGAAAAGGCATCAAGCGATGGATGTACAACATCCGGGATGCTTGTAGGGACCACATGGAGGGGTACCATTACAGGTATGAGATAAACTCTGACCCGCGTTTGGCCAACCTGAGCATCAATTCTGATGTGTGA